A genomic segment from Polyangium mundeleinium encodes:
- a CDS encoding DUF1801 domain-containing protein: MTIKATSKKTTKRPAPAPEDVEAFLASLDHPFEKEIREIRQVILGVDDRIGEGIKWNAPSFRTSEFFATFHLRAKDGVQVILHLGAKKRETPGVTLDDPESLLEWLGKDRASVKFRDAKDIQAKRAAFVNVVRQWIEHV, from the coding sequence GTGACGATAAAAGCCACCAGCAAAAAAACAACAAAACGGCCTGCGCCCGCGCCCGAGGACGTGGAGGCGTTCCTCGCGTCGCTCGATCATCCCTTCGAGAAGGAGATCCGCGAGATCCGGCAGGTGATCCTCGGCGTCGATGACCGTATCGGCGAGGGCATCAAGTGGAACGCGCCGAGCTTCCGCACGTCGGAGTTTTTCGCGACGTTCCATTTGCGCGCGAAGGACGGCGTGCAGGTCATCCTGCACCTCGGCGCGAAGAAACGAGAGACCCCCGGCGTCACCCTCGACGACCCGGAATCGCTGCTCGAATGGCTCGGCAAGGACCGGGCGTCGGTGAAGTTCCGCGACGCGAAGGACATCCAGGCGAAGCGGGCTGCCTTCGTGAACGTCGTTCGCCAGTGGATCGAGCACGTGTAG
- a CDS encoding serine/threonine-protein kinase, producing MPSEIDAAGTLKGSEDLAHSHAEERARSGDPALASTIPLPANVDTPPPDDEAPGRVLEDRYTLVRRIGGGAHGDVWAADDRILGERVALKWMRVAHGSMLARIRREITTLRMLRFPGVVRLLDDGVADGRPFLVMEFIEGRPFPGVEQVAPTQRLPWQTLASPTLALLETLAHVHAAGVVHRDLKPENVLVRPDGRPVVLDFGISQLHAPGSERLTGAGQIVGTPLYVAPEQILARTVDARTDLYAIGVMLYESLTGRVPHETPDVPSMLRARLVKPARPLLELAPDLPPVLGAVIDRLLAARIEDRFDSAADVLAALRGESMYVSATLPWLGSRNPVLEMVQAARAGRSIDIVGPRGSGRSRCMHEASEELTAAGFSALWTRPSRAPLGSLHSIVGEPPGGDELRLDGALAHAESALKNVLGAGTVLFADDAERLDPWSAEILGRHPKGPGVVIRAVLLSSADAWADGIVMLPPLDEASLVPLFAGPDRLFHLREDAARILWERTDGLPARIEAELVMWTRLGLARREGGAFVVDRDALGRLQAGLASLPGGATAAHDLLDDDVHVEETRSWLSLAGRPMTILQLARVMRCAPWRVEAACNALLSLGAVKHHGADRFEGRGRIYLPWSEQQRVEAHRALAGVMQPGDEGRLHHLLASGLVRESAREAVDVAHRHAVEGDLGAATAALAEGLRAARELGSGPELTEILSTWAQVAFAGGAPRALDRVLYELSRLRDRDAELGRIEALLRAGIAAPGAGALKALEMADDIGSFSDPELERRRQRIRIVAVAARASSSLIAEVLEEIEAWAEDTGHPLALLCLAEGRALLRYHEGRFQEAAALHAQAAALEPWTTGRIAAMLNSASALLEAFQHDKAALRASEAQALAARCRNPYWEGRAEWLARSAKYRTGQTQGPDFELVDAIARVGALDLEALVCLNEGAAAMRAGARDAGAALADRAATIWRGMGRPFAAMLARALALACGATADAGEVQALAERAMNCKGPGVGIQTLGLLGPIAPEAREQWRDAIAGLVRDVPEASWDQRMDVLSVHESLDGLLHRR from the coding sequence ATGCCGTCGGAGATCGACGCAGCCGGGACGCTGAAGGGGAGCGAGGATCTCGCGCACAGCCACGCCGAAGAGCGAGCTCGATCCGGCGACCCAGCGCTCGCTTCCACCATTCCGCTACCAGCGAATGTCGACACGCCTCCTCCCGACGACGAGGCGCCGGGGCGCGTCCTCGAGGACCGCTACACCCTCGTCCGGCGGATCGGCGGCGGCGCGCACGGGGACGTCTGGGCGGCCGACGATCGTATCCTCGGCGAGCGCGTCGCGCTCAAATGGATGCGCGTCGCGCATGGATCCATGCTCGCCCGGATTCGCCGCGAGATCACGACATTACGGATGCTACGTTTCCCGGGCGTGGTGCGGCTCCTCGACGACGGCGTCGCCGATGGCAGGCCCTTCCTCGTCATGGAGTTCATCGAGGGCCGACCTTTCCCCGGGGTGGAGCAGGTCGCCCCGACGCAACGCTTGCCGTGGCAAACCCTGGCGAGCCCGACGCTCGCGCTCCTGGAGACGCTCGCGCACGTCCATGCAGCCGGCGTCGTGCACAGGGATCTCAAACCCGAGAATGTCCTCGTTCGCCCCGATGGACGGCCCGTCGTGCTGGATTTCGGGATTTCTCAGCTCCACGCCCCCGGCTCCGAGCGGCTCACCGGCGCAGGACAGATCGTCGGCACCCCCCTGTACGTCGCGCCCGAGCAGATCCTCGCACGAACCGTCGATGCCCGAACGGACCTCTATGCCATCGGCGTGATGCTTTACGAATCTCTCACGGGCCGCGTGCCTCACGAGACGCCGGACGTCCCTTCGATGCTACGCGCGCGCCTCGTGAAGCCGGCACGCCCCTTGCTCGAGCTCGCGCCGGATCTGCCTCCCGTCCTGGGGGCCGTCATCGATCGATTGCTCGCTGCTCGTATCGAGGATCGATTCGACTCGGCCGCGGACGTGCTGGCGGCGCTACGAGGCGAATCGATGTACGTTTCCGCGACGCTCCCCTGGCTCGGCTCCCGCAATCCCGTGCTCGAAATGGTCCAAGCCGCGCGGGCAGGCCGTTCGATCGATATCGTCGGTCCGCGAGGATCCGGGCGGTCCCGCTGCATGCACGAGGCGTCCGAGGAGCTCACGGCCGCGGGCTTCTCGGCGCTGTGGACACGTCCTTCCCGGGCGCCCCTTGGCAGCCTCCATTCCATCGTGGGGGAGCCGCCGGGTGGAGACGAACTACGGCTCGATGGCGCGCTCGCGCACGCTGAGAGCGCTTTGAAAAACGTGCTGGGCGCTGGGACCGTGTTATTCGCCGACGATGCGGAGCGGCTCGACCCGTGGTCCGCGGAGATCTTGGGCCGGCATCCCAAGGGGCCGGGCGTCGTGATTCGCGCGGTCCTGTTGTCCTCCGCCGACGCATGGGCGGACGGGATCGTGATGCTGCCGCCCCTCGACGAGGCATCCCTCGTGCCCCTGTTCGCCGGACCGGACAGGCTTTTTCATCTACGCGAGGATGCCGCACGTATCTTGTGGGAGCGGACCGACGGGCTTCCTGCGCGCATCGAGGCGGAGCTCGTCATGTGGACGCGCCTCGGCCTTGCTCGCCGGGAGGGTGGTGCGTTCGTCGTGGACCGAGATGCCCTGGGGCGGCTCCAGGCAGGCCTCGCGAGCCTTCCGGGCGGAGCCACGGCGGCCCACGACCTCCTCGACGACGACGTCCACGTGGAAGAGACGCGGTCATGGCTCTCGCTCGCCGGCCGCCCCATGACCATCCTCCAGCTCGCGCGCGTGATGCGCTGCGCGCCCTGGCGCGTCGAGGCGGCTTGCAATGCACTCCTCTCCCTCGGCGCCGTGAAGCATCACGGCGCCGATCGCTTCGAGGGACGTGGGCGCATCTATCTGCCCTGGAGCGAGCAGCAGCGCGTGGAGGCGCACCGCGCCCTCGCAGGCGTCATGCAGCCAGGCGACGAGGGGCGATTGCATCATCTCCTGGCGTCCGGGCTCGTTCGCGAATCCGCACGAGAGGCCGTCGATGTCGCGCATCGTCATGCGGTCGAAGGAGACCTCGGCGCCGCGACGGCAGCGCTCGCCGAAGGACTGCGGGCAGCACGGGAGCTCGGCTCCGGGCCAGAATTGACCGAGATCCTGAGCACATGGGCGCAGGTCGCTTTCGCAGGGGGCGCACCACGCGCGCTCGATCGTGTTCTTTACGAGCTCTCGCGTCTCCGCGACCGTGACGCAGAGCTCGGGCGGATCGAGGCCCTGCTTCGCGCAGGGATCGCGGCGCCCGGGGCGGGCGCGCTCAAAGCCCTCGAAATGGCCGATGACATCGGTTCCTTCTCGGATCCAGAGCTCGAGCGACGACGGCAGCGAATCCGTATCGTCGCGGTCGCGGCCCGCGCGTCGTCCTCGCTCATCGCGGAGGTGCTCGAGGAGATCGAGGCGTGGGCCGAGGACACCGGACATCCGCTCGCCCTGCTCTGCCTCGCGGAGGGGCGCGCGCTCCTGCGATACCACGAGGGGCGCTTCCAGGAGGCGGCGGCGCTCCATGCGCAGGCCGCGGCACTCGAGCCGTGGACCACGGGGCGTATTGCGGCGATGCTCAACAGTGCCTCCGCCTTGCTGGAGGCATTCCAGCACGACAAAGCGGCCCTTCGAGCCTCGGAAGCGCAGGCGCTCGCGGCACGGTGCCGGAATCCCTACTGGGAAGGCCGCGCCGAATGGCTGGCCCGGTCCGCGAAGTATCGGACCGGGCAAACCCAAGGGCCCGATTTCGAGCTCGTGGACGCCATTGCCCGTGTGGGGGCGCTGGACCTGGAGGCGCTGGTGTGCCTGAACGAAGGGGCGGCAGCGATGCGCGCGGGCGCGCGGGACGCGGGCGCGGCGCTCGCCGACCGGGCGGCCACGATATGGCGCGGGATGGGGCGGCCCTTCGCGGCGATGCTGGCCCGAGCGCTCGCCCTTGCCTGTGGCGCGACCGCGGACGCGGGCGAGGTGCAGGCGCTCGCGGAGCGGGCGATGAACTGCAAAGGTCCGGGCGTCGGAATCCAGACCCTCGGGCTGCTGGGGCCGATCGCTCCCGAAGCGAGGGAGCAATGGCGAGACGCGATCGCGGGGCTCGTGCGCGACGTGCCGGAAGCGAGCTGGGATCAGCGGATGGATGTGCTCTCCGTCCACGAATCGCTGGACGGGCTCCTCCATCGACGCTGA